The Bacteriovorax sp. Seq25_V genome contains the following window.
CGGTCCAATCTCTGCAGAAGTTATCTCAACAGACAGAGAAGGAATGATCAAGGAAGGTGCTGAGCTTGCAAAAATCCACGACAATGTTGTTATCAAGCTTCCACTAACTGAAGCTGGAATCAGTGCATGTAAATGGTTCTCAGACAACAACATCAAGACAAACGTAACTCTATGTTTCAGCGCTAACCAAGCTCTTCTTGCAGCAAAAAATGGTGCAACTTATATCTCTCCATTCGTAGGTCGTCTTGACGATATCGGTGTTGACGGTAACGGACTTATCGCAGAAATCAGACAAGTTTTTGATAACTACGGTTTCACAACTAAAATCCTAGCTGCAAGCTTAAGACACGCAGATCACGTAAAGCAAAGTGCCCTTATTGGAGCAGACGTTGCAACTATGCCATTTTCTGTAATCAAGCAACTTTTCAAGCACCCACTTACAGATATCGGACTTGAAAAATTCTTGGCAGATCACGCTAAGTCGAACAAATAACAAGATCATTTATTGACAAGATTTTTCATAATATTGGGGGCTTACAAGGCCCCCTTTTTTTTCGTAATTTTTACTCAGGAAATACCGATTCTTCTCTTAGAATTAAAGGACTAGAA
Protein-coding sequences here:
- the fsa gene encoding fructose-6-phosphate aldolase: MQFFIDTGIIEEINQAKEWGFVDGVTTNPSLIAQTGRSQADVIKDIVKIIDGPISAEVISTDREGMIKEGAELAKIHDNVVIKLPLTEAGISACKWFSDNNIKTNVTLCFSANQALLAAKNGATYISPFVGRLDDIGVDGNGLIAEIRQVFDNYGFTTKILAASLRHADHVKQSALIGADVATMPFSVIKQLFKHPLTDIGLEKFLADHAKSNK